Proteins encoded by one window of Mus musculus strain C57BL/6J chromosome 10, GRCm38.p6 C57BL/6J:
- the Vpreb3 gene encoding pre-B lymphocyte protein 3 isoform X2 — protein MASHKWAQSIGPMVHAFFMKPAPGFFPGQDAHLSCTINSQHATAGDIGVSWYQQQPGSAPHLLYYYAEEEHYRPADIPDRFSATVDAAHNACILTISPVLPEDDADYFCSIAHTFEP, from the exons ATGGCGTCCCATAAGTGGGCTCAGAGCATAGGGCCCATGGTACATGCTTTCTTCATGAAACCTGCTCCGGGTT TCTTCCCAGGCCAAGACGCTCATCTCAGCTGCACCATCAATTCCCAGCATGCCACCGCTGGAGATATTGGGGTGTCGTGGTACCAGCAGCAGCCAGGAAGTGCTCCCCATCTTCTCTACTATTACGCAGAAGAGGAACACTATCGGCCCGCTGACATCCCCGACAGATTCTCAGCTACCGTGGATGCAGCCCACAACGCCTGTATCCTCACCATCAGCCCCGTGCTCCCGGAGGATGATGCCGATTACTTCTGTTCCATCGCCCACACCTTTGAACCCTAG
- the Vpreb3 gene encoding pre-B lymphocyte protein 3 isoform X1 → MASHKWAQSIGPMVHAFFMKPAPGFFQPTLTQPDAFSVFPGQDAHLSCTINSQHATAGDIGVSWYQQQPGSAPHLLYYYAEEEHYRPADIPDRFSATVDAAHNACILTISPVLPEDDADYFCSIAHTFEP, encoded by the exons ATGGCGTCCCATAAGTGGGCTCAGAGCATAGGGCCCATGGTACATGCTTTCTTCATGAAACCTGCTCCGGGTT TCTTTCAGCCAACTCTGACCCAGCCTGACGCGTTCTCAGTCTTCCCAGGCCAAGACGCTCATCTCAGCTGCACCATCAATTCCCAGCATGCCACCGCTGGAGATATTGGGGTGTCGTGGTACCAGCAGCAGCCAGGAAGTGCTCCCCATCTTCTCTACTATTACGCAGAAGAGGAACACTATCGGCCCGCTGACATCCCCGACAGATTCTCAGCTACCGTGGATGCAGCCCACAACGCCTGTATCCTCACCATCAGCCCCGTGCTCCCGGAGGATGATGCCGATTACTTCTGTTCCATCGCCCACACCTTTGAACCCTAG
- the Vpreb3 gene encoding pre-B lymphocyte protein 3 isoform 1 precursor (isoform 1 precursor is encoded by transcript variant 1): MACPGCLPLLLIGTFVAVFQPTLTQPDAFSVFPGQDAHLSCTINSQHATAGDIGVSWYQQQPGSAPHLLYYYAEEEHYRPADIPDRFSATVDAAHNACILTISPVLPEDDADYFCSIAHTFEP; encoded by the exons ATGGCCTGCCCtggttgcctgcctctgctcctgataGGAACCTTTGTGGCAG TCTTTCAGCCAACTCTGACCCAGCCTGACGCGTTCTCAGTCTTCCCAGGCCAAGACGCTCATCTCAGCTGCACCATCAATTCCCAGCATGCCACCGCTGGAGATATTGGGGTGTCGTGGTACCAGCAGCAGCCAGGAAGTGCTCCCCATCTTCTCTACTATTACGCAGAAGAGGAACACTATCGGCCCGCTGACATCCCCGACAGATTCTCAGCTACCGTGGATGCAGCCCACAACGCCTGTATCCTCACCATCAGCCCCGTGCTCCCGGAGGATGATGCCGATTACTTCTGTTCCATCGCCCACACCTTTGAACCCTAG
- the Vpreb3 gene encoding pre-B lymphocyte protein 3 isoform 2 precursor (isoform 2 precursor is encoded by transcript variant 2), protein MACPGCLPLLLIGTFVAVFPGQDAHLSCTINSQHATAGDIGVSWYQQQPGSAPHLLYYYAEEEHYRPADIPDRFSATVDAAHNACILTISPVLPEDDADYFCSIAHTFEP, encoded by the exons ATGGCCTGCCCtggttgcctgcctctgctcctgataGGAACCTTTGTGGCAG TCTTCCCAGGCCAAGACGCTCATCTCAGCTGCACCATCAATTCCCAGCATGCCACCGCTGGAGATATTGGGGTGTCGTGGTACCAGCAGCAGCCAGGAAGTGCTCCCCATCTTCTCTACTATTACGCAGAAGAGGAACACTATCGGCCCGCTGACATCCCCGACAGATTCTCAGCTACCGTGGATGCAGCCCACAACGCCTGTATCCTCACCATCAGCCCCGTGCTCCCGGAGGATGATGCCGATTACTTCTGTTCCATCGCCCACACCTTTGAACCCTAG